The proteins below come from a single Candidatus Woesearchaeota archaeon genomic window:
- a CDS encoding radical SAM protein, which yields MIIKEISCKSLLNKSGISDYCINPYTGCQHACAYCYARFMKKYTNHQEAWGSFVDVKTNAVEVLKKELVRKKRGEVMLSSVTDAYQPLEKKYELTRNILKELLNYQFPISILTKSALVLRDIDIIKKFDDIKVEFTIPYLDEKARMAFEPGASSINERLQALKELKQEGIKTGVFFGPIMPILSEKGMEHLFDRFAELEVALIYVDRLNIKCGNWPSIENVLRKDYPELIKDYNEILFGENREYYEILKKRIIKLLKERHLNFKIIY from the coding sequence AAATCCCTGCTTAACAAATCAGGAATCTCGGATTATTGCATAAACCCTTATACTGGATGCCAGCACGCCTGCGCATACTGCTATGCACGGTTCATGAAAAAATACACAAACCATCAGGAAGCGTGGGGAAGCTTTGTTGATGTGAAGACAAACGCAGTGGAAGTTCTTAAAAAGGAGCTGGTGCGGAAAAAGAGGGGTGAAGTCATGCTAAGCTCGGTCACAGACGCTTACCAGCCTCTTGAGAAAAAATATGAGCTTACAAGAAATATCCTCAAGGAGCTCCTGAATTACCAGTTTCCGATTTCAATCCTTACAAAATCAGCCCTTGTGCTTAGAGACATTGATATCATAAAAAAATTTGATGATATAAAAGTTGAATTCACAATTCCTTACCTTGATGAAAAGGCGAGAATGGCGTTTGAGCCAGGCGCCTCTTCCATAAATGAACGGCTGCAGGCATTAAAGGAATTGAAGCAGGAGGGCATAAAGACAGGCGTGTTTTTCGGCCCGATAATGCCCATTCTCTCTGAAAAGGGGATGGAACATCTGTTTGACAGATTCGCAGAGCTGGAAGTGGCTTTGATTTATGTTGACCGGCTGAACATAAAGTGCGGCAACTGGCCCTCAATTGAAAATGTGCTTAGAAAAGATTATCCTGAACTGATTAAAGATTACAATGAGATTCTTTTCGGAGAAAATAGGGAATATTACGAGATATTAAAAAAGAGAATAATAAAACTTCTTAAGGAAAGGCATCTGAATTTTAAGATAATATACTAA